tttagatAAACATGGATACATTTCTCTAGGTTAGTTATCTAAGAGTGGAATTACTGAGTTATAGAAAATGCACATCCTAAGCTTAACTACATAATGCCAATGCCAAATTAATTCCAAAAGTGGCTGTACTAATTCATGTTCCTATTGTTAAGGTAAAGATTCCGGTTACTATGTATTCtcacaatttattcattcaagaaatgttGGTTGAGCATGTACAgcagtaaataaaaatacaaaaagcccTACTCTTGGAGTTTAGATTTTAGTAGAGACAAAtagctgatatatatatatatatttgatataatATATCAAAATGGTGCATGTTTTATGGGGGAAAATACAACATAGGATACTGTCTCACTGCTCTCAGAGCCATAAGAGTAGAGACTGAGGGGATGAGGTATAACCAGGAAGCTCTGGGCTTCGTGTGGTGATCGACATAAGCAGGTACAGGTGTGAGGAGATTGGCTGGTCCTCATGCCTGCTGGCAGATAGTGGTAGTGAAGCTGTGAGGGTGGGAACTGGGGGTAGTTTGAGAACCTTGCCTGGAGCACTTTCAGGAGGCCCTCCTTACTCTTCTGGTAGTGGTAAGGCTAAGGAGGAGTGAGTCAGGCTGGTAATAGGTGATCTTACTCTGAGCACTCAGTGCCTTGGAGCCCCGTCTTGACTCTTGACCATAGTGGTTTGGAGGACCGGGGGAGGGGCAGCCTTCTCGGGAACATGTGGAACACTAGAGTTCTCTTGATTCAGGAATGTTTGGAGCTCTGGTGCTTGCTTAACTCTTTAAGTTGGAGAAGTGAAggttgggggaagggtgggttTATTTTGAGCATGTGGAGCTTTAGGGCTTCTTGACTCTGCCAGTGGAGATGTGGAGTCCTGAGGGAGGGGTGGGTGGTCTTGGCTGGGGTGTGTGGAGCCCACATTGTCAACCTTGTTAATTTTTTGCCAGTCTGGTGGATGTGAAATACTGTATCTTGTTGAGGTTTTAATAGAATTTCCCCCTTTCACTCTAAAAACCCAAAATTCCAAATCTTTCCACTGTCAGACTTAGTCAGAAAACTTTACTACTAACTTCTGTGCTAAACCCTACAGTCATGTGAATTCTATTCATCATCTGTCTTTCCATGTACTGGACACCCAAGATTTCCCAGTTCAACAACTGAAACTCTTATTTATTCTAGTGGCTCATGACAGTAGACTCTCAGGGAAGTCTGTTACATCCTGTGTTTACCCACTGAGTCTATCTCCCTCATCTAGGACTCCCATCAGAATATTGGCCCCAGATGGATCGCACTGTCAGGAGCTGCTCCTCGGTTGTCTTTTAAAGTTGCTGTTTTAAAATCTGAGAAGCACAGCTACTGTTGATAGTCTGTAAGGAACATGGTTTGGCTGATCACAGCTAAAGCCGTAATCCCCTCCGCTTTTCAGGCTGTATCTTTATACTGTTTTAACCCTCATACTCTCCCCAGTGTCCCCTAGTGCTCTCACAGGATCAAGCCTCAGAATTCACAAAGGAATGCTGGAAAAAGGCAGCATGTGTGTGGTACTCTGATGCTCTGTGGCACTCCCGAGGTGGCTGTCTAGTTGTCCCATAGATTCTACTCCACTCCACCTTGTTTACTTGTTAAAGTCAGTGTCAGACAAAGATGATGACAGCATCTGTAAGTTTCAGCTGATTTGCTATACATTTTTTAAGAATAGCTCAGGACTATGCCTTAATTGCCTTCTTAaacttaaaatgtgtataaacGTTTAAAGATAGATTTGAGCAATTGGACATGCCCCTCATGGCTTCTTTTTCAGCCTTCAGAAGGATTTCCTCCATCTTGCTATGGTTATTATCTAATAATTTTGTAAGCTTTTCCCTGCATGGATTGAGGTCTGTTATGGAAGGCTGTCACCATTGTTGGTTGTCCCACCCATTATAGGAATACTGTGTAAGGCACCCATCTCACAGAAGAGAGATATGAGGAATCTCAAAGTTCTACCACATTAAACATGATTGTACAGGCCTTATTATTCCCAAAGTACAAaaggaataggaaaaagaaatacactagaaaaaaaaaattaagctagtATGAATCTTCAGTGAACCAAAACTCTCCCTATTGCCCAAAGAAGAATAACTCCCAGCAGATAAATTGGTTTGAACGAACATGAAATTGTCATGATGAAATCCATGAGACAATTCTCATCCACCTTGACTGACCCAGATGATTTCCAGATGCATGTTTCTAATACTGTTGTGAGCAAGTCAAAGCCCACATGAGTCGTCTGAAGTTTTATCATTTACAGGTATGTGAAGCATTTCCAGACCCTCCAACCAACTCAGCAGCAGCTACTTCTCTGTGACTGGGTCCTGGTTAAGGTCCTCCCAAGAAAGACTTCACTGGACCACGCTCAAGAGGACTGACTACCAGGTTTTCCTGACCCCTCTGCATCGCTCTAAAGTGCCAAGGCCTTAAGACGTGGGTACGTGCATTACAGCGGCAAGAGTGCCAGCGCCCACCAAAGACCCATTGGACCCGTCAGCTCCTCTGTTTCACCACGCAGACATAATAACTTACCAGCAAAGGAGAGTAAGCCAGGTGCCTCTGCATGATACCACCAGCTGATAACACACAGGAAAAACTAACTAACTTAGACTAGAACCCTATCTTTTCTTGAGAAGCTGGGATTTAAAAGAGCTGTTCTGAGATCTGTGCTACTAGTAAGTGACTGATAACGTTACAGACTGGATCAGTCCCTGAGTTCAGAGACTGGGTTGCAAGTGAGTGAAAAATAGACAACGAAATCTTGGAGAATTGCGTGGAGGTGCCAGCCAAATTTAATCTTCTCCAAGTAATGTTGGTTGGACTGAGAAATTGCTAAACCAAACCTGTAATAGGACTGGTTATTTGGGTGTCTCTGTCATTTTTGCCTCTGTTACATTGGTTTCTGTGTTGTCTTTCTAGGCCCCAATGTTCTCAGATAATTCACATTGCCCTGACTGTGGACAGCAGTGGTTCCCTAGTCTAGAACTAGGCCATTGGTTGTACCAAACTGAACTTGTTGAAAATGAGTGTTACCAAGTATTCTTAGACCGTATTAACAGAGCTGATTACTGCCCTGAGTGTTATCCTGATAATCCTGCTAACAGAAGCCTTgttcttccttggtctttcccACTTGAGTGGGCTCCCCAAAATCTTACCAGGTGGACCTTTGAAAAAGCTTGCCACCCATTTCTTCTGGGTCCTCCGCTGGTCAGAAAAAGGATACATGACTCTAGAGTAGCTGGTTTTAACCCTGCGTTACAGTTAATCTTGACCAGAACAGACAAAACCTTAAACAAAAAACTTGGCCAAAGCAAGTAACTTCTTAAACAGTTAAAATCATGGAAACTCTAGAGAGTTTTGTACCAGTAGCCCAAGGAAGATGGAAAAATTACTCCTTTCTGAATCTGATCCAAACTGTCACTACTTTGGGGAACTGCTTGAATTGCTGGATTGGCTTCCAGGGTCTGCGTGTTTCTGGTTCAGCATGAATTTAATCAGTATTCCAAGCCACACTGTTCATCTAAAACCAGACTAATCCGTGTTCCCTATGTTTTGGAATTAGCTTACTCTTCCTAAAAAGCTCCACAGCCTAACTATTAACATATGACAAGGTAGCCGTGGAGGAGAAGCCCATACCTTGTGCACCATAATGATATTTCTCATGGTAACTTTTGTGGGAAAGCACCTTTGTAGCTGGGTTCTAGATTATTCCAGTAAAACAGCTAGACATTTTAGTAAGAAACTACATTGTTCTAGATTCCACCTCATATATTAATcagtgattatatatatataatttattcatatataaCCACTTGCTCATCATTGGCTCTTTGGCTCATCCTTGGTGGGGCTTTGACATCGATAACTGGTCACTGTCAGAGAAATCACATTCAATCAGGCGGCACCTACCTAGGTTACATAAAAACATACAGAAGTATGACTATCAGCACTTACTTGGCTGGCTCTACATAAGAAAGAGTATCCTATCTTTGTGGTGACTGGACTTAGAATGTCCTCCCCTGGAAAGGGAAAAGTATTTGTAACAAAAGGAGTTACCAAGCTTGACTCCATATGTATTATGTACAGTTTAGGGAAAGCATTCTTAGAACTAAGAAGGTCTTACCTGACATTGGCCTCATTCTGGCCTTCACTTGTTCATAAGAATCATGGATCAGAGTTTGGGTTAAGAAACTTGGAAAAAGCTGTTGAAAACATCTCAGAGGccactgaacaatttttaaattccacGTAAGATGCTAGATAATCCAGTGCTTGTGTAGCAGCTCAGCAATGGTCCCAAGGTTCTAggttctttctgtctttccctctGGGATCTGTGTCTTAATGGCATTTTGTCCTAGTTGTTTCCTCAGCGAGTGCAGTGTGGCTTGCTGCTCCAGACATCTTAGTCCCAAAGGTTGGAAGTAGGGAGCAGAAAGTTTTCTCCTTTCAAGTATCTTTTATCTGAGAAGAAAATCTTTCTCAAACGTCCCTCACAGGTTCCTCTTACATCCCATTGGAAGGTACTGATTCGCAAGGGAGCCCAGGACGCCCGGCAAAGGGGAATGGAGTTGGCATTGCCTGGGTGGGACACAGTGTCTCCCCTGGTAAAATCAGAGCCttttcagaaaggaagaagtgaggAATGAATGGCTGTTGGTGTGCAACAAATCATGCCTGCCACATGTTGTGAAACCAAATCATTTGTTAGTCTGTATAAAGAATGTACCCCAGAGATCTATCCTGTATCTGCCTTATGTCTGTCATGATGGAAGTTCTCTCCTGTTCTATTGCTGAATAAACTGTGTGGACTGCTAAAATGAGTGAAGACTAATTAGTTTATCATTAACCCTTGGTCAAGAACTCCTTCACTATTCTAAAGCTCTTtctaaaaagtgaaaatttaCTTGGAGGTATTGCTTTGGAGGATGGTGTCATGATCAATATTATTGTCCCTTAAATTTTTTCAGACACACAGTAAGAAACCCTACATATGTGCAATCTTAAATACCAGCCAAATAGAgacaggattttttgtttttgtttttgtttttaaccaatCTCTCCTTTAAATAGTAAGGACATATTAACGGATTTATACAATCAATTTTCAAATCAGTGCCTGAATGAGCTTGTCAAAAATGAGAATATCGTGATCTTACAGAAATTTTGATTCCTTAGGTTGCTcatggggcccaggaatctgcatgttATGAAGAGTGCCTCAGGAAATTCTTACTCAGGTGCTCTGTACACCATACTTTGAGAAATAGAATAGCAGCACATCCATGGTATTTAGTTATCTGGCTTAAGAGGACGGGAACTGAGTACTCATAGTACTGCGAGGTAGTGATCGTTACTGTACTTTGCTGATGACACATGAAGAGGTTTCATGTCGGACTGAAAGGTCACTGCTGATATTTCAGGTTGTAACTCAGTCACGTTTTTCTCGTTAATTGAAATAATTGAGACCGTTGTAGCCCTCCTTAAACGGTTCTGTGTGGTGTCATCATAAGCGGGGTGAGTACGTGGGCaagagaaaagaatcagaaacaCTAATCTTAAAATTACGTTTAGAAATTTACTTTGCCCTCATTCATGATTATTGTCACACACCTGATAAATGTTCCATTCTCAGAAATAACGTGGTAGAGTTCATAAAATTGAGCAaggagaaaatttagaaaactttCAGCTTTCAGCTTAGGTTGTTTTAGTATTTCTTCACTTGCTTAAAATATTACAGGTTATTCTAGAATACTCCACTTCATAGCTATGAACAATGAATTTTAAGGTATAAATATGTTCCTAaaattaattctcataacaaatGACCCCCTGTTTTAGATTATGTGAGCCATATTAATCTCTACTTCCATACTGTGGAAGAGTTGATAATATTACTTACACATAATGACCATTCCTGAAATGACTCTAGGACCACTTCCTGTTACTTTACTTCCTGGGAGTGGAAGTTTAATGAAAACACGCTGGAGGTCCTGGAAGGAAAATACCTACTCAAGAGGAAGCTGTCCTGAATTAAGGTTCATCCCTAAGTTGTAGGAGAAGGTAGACAAAGTATTGCATGGCATCCAGAGAGGATGTGGCAATCAGCATGGTACAGGTACCTGTGAAAGTGAGTTGAGCCATAACTTACCTCTTCGGTGTCCCCTGGCAGCCCTTGAGTCTCCATGGAATCGGGAACACAGCTTGAAAACTGCTtgttatagaggaaaaataatggCCTTGTAGCCAGCTGACCTGGGTTTGTCTTGTAATTCTGACACTTACTGAATGACCTTGGGCACTTTAGCCTTTCTGtatccagtttcttcatctgtgaaataggttGTGTAATAATGCCTACCTCATGCTGTTGGGAGTTTCAAATGTGGTAACGTGTTAATCATGTGACGCGTGGTAATTCTTTAGGGCTGGGAAGGGTACAAGAGAACAAAGCAGAAGTTAGAACTCTAGGGATAAGGTAGTCTTCGCTTTAGAACAGGGATTAAAGCCAATTATAAGAACTCAGTCCTGAATTGTTGAAAATTTCTTAAATCCTTTCTTTTGAAGGACAAGATTTATCTTGGGACTGAGGGCAAGCCTGTAGTTGTGTGAGTCAAACGGTCTTTGATGTAAAGATTAAGAGGCCTGGAGGGATGGATGACCAGAAGCAGATCCTTGTCACATTTTTAAGGCCCATTTATAATCCTAATTACAGTAGATGTAATTGCTACATGATTTACTATATCACCTGAGACTTTCT
The sequence above is a segment of the Vicugna pacos chromosome 21, VicPac4, whole genome shotgun sequence genome. Coding sequences within it:
- the LOC102543903 gene encoding torsin-1A-interacting protein 2; amino-acid sequence: MFSDNSHCPDCGQQWFPSLELGHWLYQTELVENECYQVFLDRINRADYCPECYPDNPANRSLVLPWSFPLEWAPQNLTRWTFEKACHPFLLGPPLVRKRIHDSRVAGFNPALQLILTRTDKTLNKKLGQSK